Part of the Pieris brassicae chromosome 11, ilPieBrab1.1, whole genome shotgun sequence genome, ATTATGAAACACGACGTATTGGGctacagtatttacaaacttaataagaaaaatcatATGTCAAAGTTGGAAACTTGCAGTTGTTGAAGAATGTTGCGAGCtgaaaggaaaataaaaaaacaattattgcacaaatatataagaaaaaattcaaataaacaaacgGGCGTATTGTCAAGAACCACAGAAAAGGCTGTAAGCTTGTTTAAGGctctcaataataattaatttcgaataaaaaagtattatttatacatttgccGCGTGTTAAAAGATATGAAGCTTTCCGTCATTACTAGACATCTCTAGTATATATAGTAGATACTACTATAGTTCAAAATTGTATGTCATAAAGGTACTGCATATATGTCTAATTAAATAGTTCAGAGTTAAAATGGCAAGATTGATTCTAACTTTACGACATTCAAACCCATGAAacctacataaaataaataatctttattatgtacaataaacgtcttcttaaaataaaaatcttgcttcgatgatatattaaaaaatacttactaaAGTGCATACACTAAAAGCATATCGCCTGACGGATGGTAGATATTTTGAATGTATAGAAGTTGTATTTACGTAATATATCATGTTGAGGTTCAGATTGGTCAATAGAGCATTTTTATTCCAAcaagtttaaaattacattaccaTAAGTATGTCAGAAAAAATAACAACAGAGACATTATTCATGCCTTCAAACCAGTTTCTTGAAACCTTTTTAGTCTCAATCGTCAGAGAattaaaacctttaaaaacactttcttaatcaacagatttttattatatatatgttaggctatacacaaatacataattaactaaTCCTTCCATCATTAAATGACCCTTTTACGTTTATCCTTTTATTTGATCAAGTTTTAtacgtaaataaacaaatggaGCTAGACGTCTGTCTTAAAAACGTCGAACTATTAAAAAggcaatacattatttataaaatttgttatattttctaaCGTAGTGTTTGTAGTTTCATAAATGCAGTTACAATAAAGACTTCTTTAGAAtcataatatagatatatggCAAACTTTTATGCATGTTAAATGTGGTaaacgataaataaaataggcaCAGCAAGTCACGTCCCATATTGAATGCTAcatcgttatttttttaatacttccGTCATATAAGACCAACGATTCAAGGTTAGATTAGCGATGATCTTTAAACCTTCAAGGGCGAGGGATAGgtcgaaataaaaatacaggcTTTAGCGACCAATAGATGTAACATTCTAAATGGCAGGATAATTATACTAAGCCAAATTTTAAGATAGGAAGTCCAGCAACGTCAAAATACCTTGAAAGTATCCAGTGTCGTGGATATCATCTGGCGTAGGTACGAAAGGCGGTTCCACATTAAGCTGGTTATCCCAGTCCAAGTCTTTGAATAACGACATCCTCTTGACCTCTGCAGCGGCAGGACGTTCCTTCGGATCCATTGTGAGCAGGGCCTCGATTGCACTCACTGCTTCACTAGATAATGCCTCATCATCTTCAGGCCATTCTATGTCTGTGAGCggagaaaatattttgaattcgCATGTATGATTAGTATAGAAGATTTCAGTTGTATTCCACGCGCTTCACGGTAATTCGCAGAAGCGttgaaaactttaaatattgttataataacttttattcataagttttttttttaatattttctgaaaaaatacttttaagattgtttgtgttaattattttaacatctaATAAATCCATAATgagctgtgttggcctagtggcttatATGTAACGGCCTCATAGCCTAGCGGTCTTTGTATGTGACTGCTGTGGTGAGGGGtactgggttcgattcccggttcgagtgcaagttttaaatttgttctcggCCTTTGGTAGGCTTGTACGGTACCGGGCGAGTGCTTAAACCGTACATGGAGGGCACGGTCGAATTTCTATAGTATGCAGTGGGCATTGAACTTTAGAAAGGAGACTGTGTAGGTTTAGAATATAGCAATACGTTCTAGGCCGACCgatggaaattattattagggactcaatgcggtgccagacgtcattcatttagaatgaatgtgtccggcatagcaggcgatatggagggctcaggaggaaattttagtgggtcgggtttctcccctctgattagcagagggataagagttaaccatccccacagtccccgcgatagcgactgcatgcgctcgcgggcctgcagttgtgcatttttacctccttcataaaaaaacaaaaaaaaagtggCATATatgtgcgactttcatccctgaggtcgtaaggtcaatccccggctgtgcaccaatgtcttttctttctatgtgctcatttaacattagctccaacggtgaaggaaaacatcgtgaggaaaccgacttgcctttagacccaaaaaaagtcgacggcgtgcgacaggcacagaaggctgatccacttgcctattagattaacaaatgatcatgaaacagatacagaaatctgaggcccagacctaaaaaggttgtagcgccattgatttttttttaataaatccataaataaaaaattacctaacctttaatttaataatctcataaaaaaattaataaattaaattctaataaaatcattgaagtatttttgaaCTATGTGCAGgttgattatatatatttttttaaatataaaaaactatttacataaaaataaaacatttccgtggttcacatgtttttttaatatttataacttacttttggataaaatattgttgaagACGGCTTGTGGTGTCTCATCATTGAAGGGCGGAATCCCCGTCATGAACTCGTACAAGCATACTCCTAATGCCCACCAATCCACTTGTGGCCCATGTCCTTGcctaagtatatttattttattcacaaaatcaattctatttacatattaaattatgtatacgAAACGCTATTAATCACTTGCAggaataatattgaatttgcaaagtgaaaaaactaaatttgttacaaatatgACAAACGAATGAACGTAAACCTaatagacataaataaaaaagaacgtTTGTATATGAAATCTTAACAACAGAGTGGAAAGTGAGTGGAGTGGAAGAAGAAACTTtagaatgaaaaattatacttacCGTTATTAACTTATACTAATACTAAGCTAAGCTAAGCCCAGGTACCTGAGTAATAATTCGGGTGCGAGATAGTCCGGCGTGCCCAATATTCTCTGATCGGAAACTTGATTCCCGCGTCTCACGCTTTTTGGTGTCCTGTAAGGCGTTTGGGCGGCTATGGGCGTTTTACACAGGTCTGTGGGTGATTTGCTGCCTTCGCCCTTCAAAAATCAGTacgtcattataataaattattagcaagctcttttaattgtatttagcCTACATAGTATCAAagattaaataacaaaaataatctcGTGGCTTAACAACCCTATATGGGTCTTGGCCTCGGATTACATCCGTCTCTTTGATCATTCTTATTTCATAGATAGGTTCGATGTTTACGTTCATCTTACGAGCGACTGTTAGTTTCAAAGATTACAGGtcgtatttatgttttaagaatttataacaaattatacttagaaattaatcattaaaaagatGGTCGTATTCTTTTGATGTCTcgaggttttttttaaagtctttttaaaaaaaaccagtagCACTACCATCATAAAGGTATAAGCCTAAAATTGttatatctgttttatgattatttattttttgtcaaaGATAATGATAATGTCCGTGCTCGACACTCGCCGTACGTAGACTTGTTTGGCTATGGCATGTCAATTAACtttcaatgttttctttcaccgtacgagcaagTGTTATAAGCGCCCATAGgtagaaaatccattgattCAGCCAGGGATCGACACTGTGACCACTCTGATGCCACTAAACCAACTCTGTTCCACCACCTCTACTGGAGCAGTATTGATTGTGAAGTACGAAATTATGACTTCCGGGCTCAAATTTGAAGCTGCATAATAATTACCTTACTTAACCTCCTAGTTGGAAATATTTCTAAGCTGGTGGAAATATGTTTTCCAAATGCCAAGGACTGGTCCTTAGTTTCCGAAGTTGGTTCTTCGGTTGGTAAATTAAATCTCGTAGCCTTTTCTTTTTTCTCCTTGTTCTTACTGTTTGAGACTGGAGTCGAGAATATCACTCCCACGTTGAAATGGTGACTATCATTTTGCGAAACCCATCTATTGATGAAAAAAGTATGTTTAGGTTAAAACCATGTCAGTTTTAGACGGTTCGGTCTCAATCGAATGTTAGACATTCGGTTAGAACAATACCTTGCTGAAATGCATGCGTTAAGTTCCATATACGCCCACGGTTCGCTAAACAAGTTttccattcaaaaaaattgttagtaACACGTATTTCTTCTAtaaatttgtacaaaataGCAGTAGccatgtttatattaaatgtaagaCACTGACGTGGAAtgttatcttaatttaatttcaggtGGGATAATTTACAATCTACGacatagattatattaaataacaccGTTTTTCTCACGTTTACCTTGACCGTTCGAGCAAGACTTATCCATGTCCATGCAAAGCCTGTTTTTACTCTATcagataataaattgtattataacaaTACCTCTTCTTTAAAACGCCCTTAATAGGATTCTTCCTGCGTTCCGGTGTGGGGTGTATCGATATCCTTTTCGGCGTGTTCTGTGTGACGTCCAGTTCCAGCGCCATGATCTCCTGAGTCAGCCCACTGTGGTTTTCTTTTGACTCCAAAAGGCTGGTCACTCCAGTTGGTGTGTCACCATCACAATCCAAAATCCGCTTTCTTTTTTTAGCCCGGAAACTAGCCCCatgatttattcaattttaaggTACACATACACATTCTTAcacctattttattaaagtatatctCCTTATGTGCTCTAAACCACAAATAGTTTCACTGGGTAATGAACTCGTTGAAATAATGTaccataaattttataaaataagttttatgaaGGTTTACAATACAAGTCTGAGAttgaacaaataataaaaatactgataAATAGATCtcttgtcttttgttaacatagcttttacacattaagaaaacactttttaaacggattgaagctatgtattattattataaacttataattatttacataattttaaatttataataataatacatagcttcaatccgtttaaaaagtgtcttcttaaataaatctcttATAAAGTATGGTGTAAagctgttatttttatatataaatgcacAGTATAAAAacgatttacaaaataatgtctaCAGCCGGGTAATCGTAGCTAAGCGATCTAGGCAACCCTAATAATagccaaaaataattaaaaaataattatgaggAAGTGCAAAAGTACGAAATAcaagataataattttataataatacaaaagattattgatttagatttttaacatACCTAGGAATCCTTTTCAAAGTGTGACCCCTGCATAGAGGTGAAGTTGACTGGTCATGTTGTGAATCAGTGAGCGCTGACTCCAAAGAAGAACCATTAGCACTGCTGATGTCTGTTgacttattacttttatttgaaCTGTTTTTAGAACTTTCACATGTATGGTATGAACTTAGTGATTCCGAGCCGGAGTCTTTtgactgaaaaaaatattaaaactttattatgatAGAGGCGACACTTCAAGGCGATAGGGAagaggtaaaatatattttatcttaaacaGGTACACTGCTATATTTAGATTCACACAGTTCTTATGTAGAGGCAGTgtcgaaattaaaattaaattaaataggacCGGCACCGCAATTATGTGATATATTATTTGCAAAGcctcatttaattttttcatattcGAAAGTAATACAATTACTAGCAAACTATTATGATGTTTGAGGTGAGGTAACAGTTTTGTAAAGATAACAAAAAGGTAATTTAGGATTGTTAAGGCGTAAGTAAGTAATATCTGTATGAAACTTATATAGATTAAGAAGGTTCGCGACTcctgacaaaaatattatttcaacacTAAGTTTACAATACCTTTATTATAGAATCGTTGAAATgttcgtaatttaaaaattatacatacagtaATGTGTTCCAAGTTGATACTCTCGGCACTCATAAATGGATGAATTCCAGAAAGTTGAGAGTGGTCTATAGATGGGCTGTCTACTGTGCTTACATCATCATAAAATATACTCTTCTTTTTGGCTGAAATACAAACATCTAATAATGCAAGGGTACTTAACTTTAATGAACCTGCATATTATCACTCAACTTTATACAATCAAGTTTTTTTACtctacaatataaattaatttttatctatcaatgtaaatattttgctaAGTTTGGGCTTATTATCATATCACAATTCATTATATGccctatttaaaatttaatagaatcaaatcatttgaattaatattataaatataatgtatagtacatctttatgtatgtaatgtatgacTTTTATGATTGTATATTGTTGAACTAAACATAGATATATATCATACTAGATTCTTTAAGTGCATGAAGAAGGTTCTCACAAGTTTCTGTAGATAAGGAATCTTTGGAACTGTCCCCTCCAGAACCAAACGAAAGATGTGATGTCAGAGACAATAGTTGACCAGGAGTACGTAAATTCAGACTTGGTGTTCGATTTACAAAGTCAGATATTTCTAAATctgaaaatagtaaataaatattgattatgtttttacaataacaaatatggtaatagtaacaatatatttttaaaatcattctCTTTTTTACTCAGATATTAAAATCTTGAGAAccaaataaagttaatttaattattaagatatgAGACATCTGTGtccaaaaaaattacttagaaAGCGCAATAGATTTTTACTAGGCCcagtataattgtttattgatattaaaaaaaatatatttacctcGATGTATTTCAATCTTCGATAATCCAAAATCAGTTAACTTAACATGTCCACTTTTAGCAATTAACATATTATCTGGTTTAAGGTCTCTGTGAACAATATTATGCTTATGCAAATAATCCAAGGCTAAAGTTACCTCTGCGACATAAAATATTGCCATTGACTCTTCTAGGAAAccataaacatttaataaagacTTCAGATCTCCACCAACCATATATTCCATGACCtgtaataatttagtaaaataattacttacattATCTTtagataaagaaatataacattagaataaccatttaaatgtttatatgaaacatgaacaattataattaagaagCTCCATATAatctcaaataaaaatactgattTGTAATACActtgaataaatatgtatatatatttttcagttacatTTGAggattttaactttatataacaCAAACAAGTCAAACAATTTCATTCTTACCAAATAAACTGATGAAGCAGACtgtaatgaataaaacaaGTGAACACAAAATGGACTTCTAGATAAGGCAAGAGCATTTCTTTCCGTAACCACCTGGGTtaccatatttttattgatcatTTCTGACTTTTTCATAACTTTTATAGCATACAACTGTTctggattatattttttctgtgCAAGAAATACTTTTCCAAAAGCCCCACGGCTTATCGGTTTTATTATAGTGAAATCGGTTATCTCTGGAAGCTGTAACAAATAACATTACTTTTGTTAATTGAGGAAGTCACCAATTCACCAAACTCCTATGTTGGACTAACCTTATTAGTAGGCTCTGCATTGTTTTCGttaattttttccaaaatCGTATGGCAGGATCCATTCGGCTCTTCGATTTCATTGGCAGTCATTATAGTCTTTGTAGATATTGTACTTTATAAGCAAATGTATTTGGTATTACATTTACATAGTTTTCTTCAGAACAAtgtaattttctaataataaagcAGCTAAATTTAAAGAGAAAACTAAGAATCACCCTAAAATTCCTTgttgtatgtttattatttactaaacatGTATTTAAACAGATTCTATATCATCAAAAAATACTACTACACACggtaaaaatcaaaataatcacTTTTTAAAGTATAGTATACCTTCACATTTCACAGTTATGAGTTAAccatttcaaaaatttaaattttaaaatcttcacCGTGGAACTTAATGTTTGACAATTGTCCTCAAATTATTGTCTCATACCAGAAAATAACCAGAGATATATGGCTGATCTCATTTAAgagaaaatattcattatattttaccgTCAATGTGagattcttatattataatacaatacttaATGGAGCGAATTTTTCTAAGGCAAAAGTATTTCGTGGCAACTATGACTCGCTATGGCAAAATTGTCTTGGGCGCTTCAAAAAATTTCACAAAACTAAGTTTGACTCCCGTACGTTAAAAATGGACGAATCGAAGGAATGAATGGCATTTAACACGCGGGAGTCTTAGTCTTCACCCTAATTGTCGTGACCCGTAAAACGGCATATATGTAAGGTATAATTCAgaggaattaaaatataaaaaaaactgctttatcgtgccttttccggtacttgtactcgctcggcactttTCCAAaatgctggaagaccgcttcaaTACATCCGATCTCTCTGATCCGTACAGCTATCACCTAATTGgtataacctccttgttctctaaaataatggaatccattattaattgCCAGCTCCTGAGGTATCTacagggccaccagctgattagcgattatcattACGGCTTTCGTCATATTCGagcgagcctcctgcccatttgcccccagttatattaaaaaaacaaaatgtttgtgattttattacttttatattaaattaacactAAAATTCAGGGATTTTAAGATCACTACAATAAAGCtgtagtttttattgtttttactattcaatgtaaaatataactttatatttttttaaaaataagggaTGCCTGGATAAATTATTGTTCCTCCATTTGGCACGATGTAACACAATTCGTAAACGCTTGTACAGTTGCTGCACACAGTAAAGGTTGATGAGGGTTATCTTCATAGCATTTTAGCATCTGAAAGTTAAACGATAGAGAAAAATGTACGTCAACATTGATTTAGTAGATAAACACAAACGTACTAAATATTTGACCTATATTCTTGTgtagatgtatatatatatatacattaaaagaCAGGCAGACATACTTGAAGATTGCAGattcaaattaaaacacattttaattaaattactttatttaaataatattaaaacactgATCTTCAAAATGGGAACTATTTTTATACCACTCtgtaaaaaatactacaagCAACAAATAGTTCCTTTTTCCTTgatctttttaaatacatattttaatttccattGAAAGCTTACCTTAGAGCGCCAATCATAGCACGGtctaattttttgtattttttcaataGTTATTTTCGGCGGAtcaaatagattttttgtattctCGACAGTTTTTTCATATTCCGACtccacaattttatttattagttgatGTTCATTTTTAAGATACTCAATTCGTTGCACCCAATAGTCATGTTCGTTATCATATACTTCGATGGGTCTCGAATTctctttgtaataaaattcgtTGGATTTGTCCTAAGAACAGAATTTATCAccaataaatacagaatacAGAATTATGTACTACATTGCGTCTAAATTGTGTAGATTCtaaacaatacatacaaaaatagaacaaggtatttaattattggttAAAATTTGGAACTTGCAATGCCGATcaactgtaataataaatttaaaatagggGCAGATTTTTAACCACTCAGCTACAAAGACGATTAGCCTAAAACCAAGtgcttcttaaataaataattttaattcgctattctaaaaaaatatgcaatgTTAACTCAATAGcaacagatatttttaataaagatccAAATTGTTATTTAGGGGTTTCTGTTCTCCAGAAAGCTACACCATGAGTTCATTTGCTTTCAATGACAAATCATGCTAAGCTAAAAATTTTACGTCATATTATACGGTAAAAACCTTTCTGCACTTGACCCATTTTTCAACATAGAATCTTTATCTACAatgaaatgtaataatattagtaagtaCCGTTTCAAGGGTATCAATGGTTAAAACTTCATCATCAGCTTGCTTCGGAATAGCTAGTGCTGTGCTCATAGCAAATGTATTATCAAAACTGATGCGCCGTGTATCCTTACTGGGTAAGTGAcccatttttaatatcttttaaattttgttacaaaattacTGAACATAGTTTGCTTTATGACATGCAGCTTCaaacagtaataatttaaatgtatagtaGACAAAGTTACGCGATATGTTAATATGTTCTATGGCATTATGAAATCGCCCACAAGTTTCAATGTTTGTAAACAGAAaagtttttacatttatttaacgtCTTTTATACTATTAAAAGGTCAgaatctgaaataaaacatactaagaaataaaataaaattgattagtGAACATACAAACTTTTCAGTTTTCTGATATTTTTCGATTTGcgttatattttgattttatgttACTTCTGtactatatatgtttaatgttataatagGGAAATAtaccattataaataatgcaatcaaaataaatatttaagaacacAATAGTAGCTCTAGACAGAAATACTTTAAGTGCGTTAT contains:
- the LOC123716212 gene encoding serine/threonine-protein kinase greatwall isoform X1 — protein: MTANEIEEPNGSCHTILEKINENNAEPTNKLPEITDFTIIKPISRGAFGKVFLAQKKYNPEQLYAIKVMKKSEMINKNMVTQVVTERNALALSRSPFCVHLFYSLQSASSVYLVMEYMVGGDLKSLLNVYGFLEESMAIFYVAEVTLALDYLHKHNIVHRDLKPDNMLIAKSGHVKLTDFGLSKIEIHRDLEISDFVNRTPSLNLRTPGQLLSLTSHLSFGSGGDSSKDSLSTETCENLLHALKESTKKKSIFYDDVSTVDSPSIDHSQLSGIHPFMSAESINLEHITSKDSGSESLSSYHTCESSKNSSNKSNKSTDISSANGSSLESALTDSQHDQSTSPLCRGHTLKRIPSFRAKKRKRILDCDGDTPTGVTSLLESKENHSGLTQEIMALELDVTQNTPKRISIHPTPERRKNPIKGVLKKRWVSQNDSHHFNVGVIFSTPVSNSKNKEKKEKATRFNLPTEEPTSETKDQSLAFGKHISTSLEIFPTRRLSKGEGSKSPTDLCKTPIAAQTPYRTPKSVRRGNQVSDQRILGTPDYLAPELLLRQGHGPQVDWWALGVCLYEFMTGIPPFNDETPQAVFNNILSKNIEWPEDDEALSSEAVSAIEALLTMDPKERPAAAEVKRMSLFKDLDWDNQLNVEPPFVPTPDDIHDTGYFQARNILQQLQVSNFDI
- the LOC123716212 gene encoding serine/threonine-protein kinase greatwall isoform X3, whose translation is MTANEIEEPNGSCHTILEKINENNAEPTNKLPEITDFTIIKPISRGAFGKVFLAQKKYNPEQLYAIKVMKKSEMINKNMVTQVVTERNALALSRSPFCVHLFYSLQSASSVYLVMEYMVGGDLKSLLNVYGFLEESMAIFYVAEVTLALDYLHKHNIVHRDLKPDNMLIAKSGHVKLTDFGLSKIEIHRDLEISDFVNRTPSLNLRTPGQLLSLTSHLSFGSGGDSSKDSLSTETSKKKSIFYDDVSTVDSPSIDHSQLSGIHPFMSAESINLEHITSKDSGSESLSSYHTCESSKNSSNKSNKSTDISSANGSSLESALTDSQHDQSTSPLCRGHTLKRIPSFRAKKRKRILDCDGDTPTGVTSLLESKENHSGLTQEIMALELDVTQNTPKRISIHPTPERRKNPIKGVLKKRWVSQNDSHHFNVGVIFSTPVSNSKNKEKKEKATRFNLPTEEPTSETKDQSLAFGKHISTSLEIFPTRRLSKGEGSKSPTDLCKTPIAAQTPYRTPKSVRRGNQVSDQRILGTPDYLAPELLLRQGHGPQVDWWALGVCLYEFMTGIPPFNDETPQAVFNNILSKNIEWPEDDEALSSEAVSAIEALLTMDPKERPAAAEVKRMSLFKDLDWDNQLNVEPPFVPTPDDIHDTGYFQARNILQQLQVSNFDI
- the LOC123716212 gene encoding serine/threonine-protein kinase greatwall isoform X2: MTANEIEEPNGSCHTILEKINENNAEPTNKLPEITDFTIIKPISRGAFGKVFLAQKKYNPEQLYAIKVMKKSEMINKNMVTQVVTERNALALSRSPFCVHLFYSLQSASSVYLVMEYMVGGDLKSLLNVYGFLEESMAIFYVAEVTLALDYLHKHNIVHRDLKPDNMLIAKSGHVKLTDFGLSKIEIHRDLEISDFVNRTPSLNLRTPGQLLSLTSHLSFGSGGDSSKDSLSTETCENLLHALKESTKKKSIFYDDVSTVDSPSIDHSQLSGIHPFMSAESINLEHITSKDSGSESLSSYHTCESSKNSSNKSNKSTDISSANGSSLESALTDSQHDQSTSPLCRGHTLKRIPRKRILDCDGDTPTGVTSLLESKENHSGLTQEIMALELDVTQNTPKRISIHPTPERRKNPIKGVLKKRWVSQNDSHHFNVGVIFSTPVSNSKNKEKKEKATRFNLPTEEPTSETKDQSLAFGKHISTSLEIFPTRRLSKGEGSKSPTDLCKTPIAAQTPYRTPKSVRRGNQVSDQRILGTPDYLAPELLLRQGHGPQVDWWALGVCLYEFMTGIPPFNDETPQAVFNNILSKNIEWPEDDEALSSEAVSAIEALLTMDPKERPAAAEVKRMSLFKDLDWDNQLNVEPPFVPTPDDIHDTGYFQARNILQQLQVSNFDI
- the LOC123716215 gene encoding uncharacterized protein LOC123716215, translating into MGHLPSKDTRRISFDNTFAMSTALAIPKQADDEVLTIDTLETDKSNEFYYKENSRPIEVYDNEHDYWVQRIEYLKNEHQLINKIVESEYEKTVENTKNLFDPPKITIEKIQKIRPCYDWRSKMLKCYEDNPHQPLLCAATVQAFTNCVTSCQMEEQ